The DNA segment TTCTAGAGAGTATCAATAGAAATTGTTTGTATCGAGTTTGTTTCTGTAAGTTGCAACTTTTTTGATGTcttgaaaaattatgttttaaaaatcagaaACTTTCCTTCTCACGAGCTTATACACTAACAGTGGATtgctatatattttttgaattgttAAATTCCACTTTCGATATGAACATATTAACTCTAGAGTGTCTTTGGTTTTTTTCTTGTCTGGCccaatatttgttattttactTAGCTCCACATGCTATGATTCTTAATATAAGTTGGATTGCCTGTGCAGCTGTGCTCCTGTCAAGGTTGACTAGGAAGGAAGTTAAAGCATAGCAGACAATTTTCCTTTCATCTTGAACGGGGATGTTATTAAGTCAAGATATGATGGAAGTTGGTACTATAACATCCCATTCCAGTGAGAAGAGACCTTTGGCAAATTCGACGCCTGCAAGTCAACCAAAAATGCCAGCCGAGAAAAATACGAACTCGTCCGTGTTTGTCAATCATGGTGAGTCTTTAATGATACCTTTTGTCTGTTTGAAGAGTAGAAAGCAATGGAATGTAAAGAGATATCCATTTTCTTCTACTTTCTTAACTCATCCTTTATTGTTAAAATGCATGAAAACTTCATTGAAATAGAATGTATATAAATTACTCCCGAGATTATCTTTGGAAtaattgaaacttgaacttcTCTTGGGCACTAGATGATTGATGATTCCTTTATTTATTAGGTTAAAATCTTATTTTCCTGCATTTTCTGTTGATTTTCTATTCTCGCGCtgaatacatataaaattttaaaaaaattgtgtagAGACTAAAAATTGAGAAACGGGTGGTATAAACAAGGCATATAATGTGTGTGTTATGTAGCTGCAATTGCATGGGACGAGAACAGAAGAAAGTGGACTGGAAATTTATCCCAGAAACCTAAAAGGATACCGAAGGATCCAATTATAAGGTACACTAAATATTCCGTCTCCCCAAATGTTTGATCCAATGTATGGCTGATTCAAGTTTTGACTGTTTCACCAGATTTTGAATCGTGTGTCTTATGTGTCTTTTGCATGTCAGTAGCATTCGTATTCTGAAAATGGAACTCATTTTCTTATTGGCACTTCAGTCAGAATATTAATTGACAAATGATTGGGGCCTTTTCTAGTATATGTTCATAAAGATCATCAAACAAATCTTTGGTTCAAACTAGTTAAGATttgttatattaaaaaaattatctggAGAAGTTGTCGGAATTCGAATTTTACCATGTTTATTGACTTGGATAAGAACCAACAACTCCCTCCCTGTCGTGATACCATGGATTTGCAGTTTCTCGTGGTTCAAAAATAATGTGGACTCTTTACTCAGTATTTTTGCTCTTGCAGCTGGTCCATGACCTATGAAGACTTGCTCTCCACCAACGACCCTTTCTCCGAGCCAATCCCCTTAGCTGTAAGTTACCTAGGTACAAATAATATCAAatccatttgaaaattttacatGCTCATTTACTCATCAGCTACCTCACAGGAGACAAGTtttatggacttttacttcaatgagcaaaaaaaattttactttcCATCCATTTTAGTGTTGCGCTAATTATGCATCATTATTATTCGAATCCATTATTGATTCTCACATAGGGAAAGTGTGCCATTGATGATTTACATATCTATGTATTTTGCAGGAGATGGTAGACTTTTTGGTCGATATATGGCAAGATGAGGGCCTTTTTGACTGATCAATCTCGTTGAAATTATTTCGGGGTAGGAATTTACTTGCTAAGTACATGTGGATATTGTTCAACGATATGACTTGTTGCATTCCATGGTGTCTACTCATTATGTATCCAAGAACTAAATATAGATGAGCTTCGGTGCCATTCAGCTGTATTTTCAGGTTCTTGTTGTAACATTATTTGCATCGGTCATGCTTGTAACCCGATATTGTAGTTCGTACGCCTTCTTAAAATTTAGAAGAGCAAACTACGTGATTTAATTAATAGAAAGTGTAGCTGGTAGATTGttgatcatgaaaaataatcACATTTTGATTTGGTTTTAGCATTGAAAGGGTAAAATGCATAGCTTTAGCAcataatattttacatgtctaaAATTCTACAATCGAATTTATCATATATATACACCTTCATTGTTACATCAACTTCACTAACACTTGGTGACGTCCACCGGAATATTCAGGGTGGTGAAAGGTCTCCAAGCAAATCACCATCGGTGCACGTTCCATCACCACAAGAACTTATATGGTCAGAATTCTTAATCCCCAAAGAGTTCACAATTAACCTCTTGCTGGAACAATCTGCAAGATCTTATGCAAGAATCGAGCTTTGTTGTTCTGGAAAAATTCCACGGTCTTCAATTCATTAGCTGCGTCTTTATTAACTTTTCCAGCCCAATGCTCTCAGGTTAGCTGCGCTAAGTTCCATATGCTTTCCTAGACTGACCCGGAAGAGGCAACAAAATATTTAGGACTCTGGGAAATAGAGATCCAACACGGAAAATAACATAGTTTGGAACAGGATGCATAAAACTTACGTGAGATCAGATGGAAGCCTGAAACCACCGATTCGTACTCGTTTCAGAGCATGAATCTGAAACAAGGAAACAAGATAATCACTTTTGAAATGTCCAACACTCATTCGGAAAGCATATAGAAACAAATAAAAACCACTTCGCTAGCCATGTCAAATGCAACCAGCTTGGAAAAAGGTAAGAAAACTCGGATGATAAGTTAATGTGTTTGTGCCGATACTCCACAACGGTCTAGCGAGCAATAATAGTCACATGTACGAATACAAAATCCTTGTAATTGCGCGGATTGACAATTTCTGTACCAAATTATATACCATGTGTTATAATGCTCAAAATTTTAACTTTACAGTAACGGAAACACCACATTATGACCCTTGTGCCACCACATAAATAGCAACATAGCACAACAAAAGCGATTGTGTTGTTTCTCCAAACAATTGCTTCACTGGTGACCTTAAATATGATACTAACTACCAAACAACCGCTTGCCgctaatatcaaaattatagttTATGATAAATTGGcgattaaaatctttaaaactgTGTATCTGTTTAATGTCTGACCACTACGTCCTTTAGACAACCATGCAGAATTACAAGATAATTACTAGGCATTGACTGGTGAAGCGATTTGGCCAGTCTTGGTAATATAAACGAATAATAATGTCTAAACCACACCATCAACTCTGATGTACCTGAAGTCCAGCATTTTTAACAAGTTCTCGAACTTCGTGGTTTCTTCCCTCGTGAACCTGCAGAGTAAAAAGGACAAAAGTTTAACTTCCATCATGATTTAAGAGCAAAATCTAAAAATAGATGAGCTTTTTCAGCGTGTATGACATGCCAAGATCTTGGTGGACTTGAAACTGATCAAACCCAAATCTTCTGATCTTCCTTTGATTGAGCCAAGGGAAGAATGAATAGGCATTTTGCAAGGATGCCAATATATAGTTTTATACCACTGTTTTTACTGTTGAGCTACCCCACACTTAAATTTTTAGCAATTCCTCGCAAAATAATTCCCAAATCTCTAACAAAAATTAGGTCAACTACACCTACCATGATTCTCAATAATAAGCATTGTTAATGACTTGACGGACACTCGTTCACAGTTATGAAAATATTAAGATGAAAACAGGAGAATCACCATAAGATAATTGACTGCGCGTATATAGACAGGAGATCTACAGATATCTACTGGAACGTACATGTAAAATAGTAAACCATTGAAAACCAAGAGCAAAATTCCTCTTTTCGATAATTAACTGATCTTTCATATATTTTGCCAAGCATGAGTAATAACAAACAATATTCTCGGGCAGAT comes from the Primulina huaijiensis isolate GDHJ02 chromosome 8, ASM1229523v2, whole genome shotgun sequence genome and includes:
- the LOC140982631 gene encoding uncharacterized protein — its product is MLLSQDMMEVGTITSHSSEKRPLANSTPASQPKMPAEKNTNSSVFVNHAAIAWDENRRKWTGNLSQKPKRIPKDPIISWSMTYEDLLSTNDPFSEPIPLAEMVDFLVDIWQDEGLFD